One Setaria italica strain Yugu1 chromosome II, Setaria_italica_v2.0, whole genome shotgun sequence DNA segment encodes these proteins:
- the LOC101778202 gene encoding ethylene-responsive transcription factor 1 — translation MEPHFSSSYYYGHGVTTAAAYAHCDSQYSLQHYGGGVMDASAGFQQPSSAYDPHAYNGDYYNSSSSNSWSSSSGAQTSHHHEIQQLHFGGGGGGMDEYYGYQADGMAMDQFSAIMGAASISTTTSSNSSSASTASAPASSAAGYFQQPEAADDAPLIGVRKRPWGKYAAEIRDSTRNGERVWIGTFDTPEAAALSYDQAAYSMRGDAAVLNFPVEHVQESLRALGLSGAAGDDSPVLALKRRHCIRKRLPKNKKVAAAGKEQTAATSSHGHARQNQVAAASCVLELEDLGVDYLEELLALSDR, via the coding sequence ATGGAGCCTCATTTCAGCAGCAGCTACTACTATGGCCATGGCGTCACCACTGCGGCCGCCTATGCGCATTGTGATAGCCAATACAGCCTCCAAcactacggcggcggcgtcatggACGCCTCCGCCGGTTTCCAGCAGCCCTCCTCCGCATACGATCCTCACGCGTACAATGGCGACTACTACAATTCTTCCTCATCCAATTcctggtcgtcgtcgtccggcgCCCAAACCTCCCACCACCACGAAATACAGCAGCTGCatttcggcggcggcggcggcggcatggacgAATACTACGGCTATCAGGCAGATGGCATGGCCATGGATCAGTTCAGCGCCATCATGGGAGCggcctccatctccaccaccacctccagcaACTCCTCCAGCGCTTCAACGGCGAGCGCACCTGCCTCGTCGGCGGCCGGTTATTTCCAGCAGCCGGAGGCGGCCGACGACGCGCCGCTGATCGGGGTGCGTAAGAGGCCGTGGGGCAAGTACGCGGCGGAGATACGGGACTCGACGCGCAACGGCGAGCGCGTGTGGATCGGCACCTTCGACACCCCCGAGGCCGCCGCGCTCTCCTACGACCAGGCCGCCTACTCCATGCGCGGCGACGCCGCGGTGCTCAACTTCCCCGTCGAGCACGTGCAGGAGTCGTTGCGCGCGCTGGGGctcagcggcgccgccggggatgACTCGCCTGTGCTGGCGCTCAAGCGGCGGCACTGCATTCGCAAGCGCTTGCCCAAGAACAAGAAGGTGGCAGCCGCCGGCAAGGAacagacggcggcgacgagcagcCATGGGCATGCCAGGCAAAACCAGGTGGCTGCGGCTTCTTGCGTGCTGGAGCTGGAGGACCTTGGGGTGGATTACTTGGAGGAGCTGCTCGCGCTATCCgatcgatga
- the LOC101778604 gene encoding ethylene-responsive transcription factor ERF094, with amino-acid sequence MGAATISSGAPTTTYHHGGVMAAANALPAMMQQEAAEAPTLIGVRRRPWGKYAAEIRDSTRNGERVWIGTFDTPEAAALAYDQAAYSMRGAAAVLNFPVEHVQESLRALGLTGAAGDDSPVLALKRRHCIRKRGPKNKQKPAAGKEGQLPAAAREQMAAATASHGHGKQMQAASCALELEDLGAEYLEELLALSDQ; translated from the coding sequence ATGGGAGCCGCCACCATCAGCTCCGGTGCTCCGACGACGACTTATCATCACGGCGGGGTAATGGCTGCTGCAAATGCCTTGCCGGCGATGATGCAGCaggaggccgcggaggcgccGACGCTGATCGGGGTGCGGAGGCGGCCGTGGGGCAAGTACGCGGCGGAGATACGGGACTCGACGCGCAACGGCGAGCGCGTGTGGATCGGCACCTTCGACACCCCCGAGGCTGCCGCGCTCGCCTACGACCAGGCCGCCTACTCCatgcgcggcgccgccgcggtgctCAACTTCCCCGTCGAGCACGTGCAGGAGTCGCTCCGCGCGCtggggctcaccggcgccgccggggacgatTCGCCGGTGCTGGCGCTCAAGCGACGCCACTGCATCCGCAAGCGCGGGCCTAAGAACAAGCAGAAGCCGGCCGCCGGCAAGGAAGGGCAGCTACCAGCAGCGGCTAGAGAacagatggcggcggcgacggctagTCATGGGCATGGCAAGCAAATGCAGGCAGCTTCTTGCGCGCTGGAGCTCGAGGACCTGGGGGCTGAGTACCTGGAGGAGCTTCTCGCCCTATCTGACCAATGA